The proteins below are encoded in one region of Telopea speciosissima isolate NSW1024214 ecotype Mountain lineage chromosome 10, Tspe_v1, whole genome shotgun sequence:
- the LOC122642203 gene encoding extensin-like has translation MHIATTVKDVAYASSLISTREREKQRLEDQLSWIQAPIQPPPSPRVYPDFPSPPAVECDASSTHHSFPIDLFKELQDLRQSQSRLGGRKSPKPPPSSSPIPLKPPTEEPLFYQPNPHRFTLPTFLPVHSRAPAFVPYVPPQRPPSTKPACSPLIPATNPNSLSNFLKQLYMESFSPPKPSPSPVSFVASDTTSWSSEPPLIFMAERDKQPAEEPTGATEVLSEEEEHTGENQQLVPPVPDFQQFSNQDPKQLFTFAGIPFHKWPNKILEFHAWLTAE, from the coding sequence ATGCACATAGCAACAACAGTCAAAGATGTTGCTTATGCCTCTTCTCTCATCTCTACCCGAGAACGAGAAAAACAAAGGCTCGAAGATCAACTCAGCTGGATCCAAGCTCCAATACAGCCTCCTCCCTCTCCAAGGGTTTATCCAGATTTTCCTTCCCCACCAGCAGTGGAATGTGATGCGTCTTCGACACACCATAGTTTTCCTATTGACCTTTTCAAAGAACTGCAAGACCTACGCCAAAGCCAAAGTAGACTTGGCGGCAGGAAATCTCCAAAACCACCACCTAGCTCCAGTCCTATCCCACTTAAACCCCCAACCGAAGAACCCTTATTCTACCAACCAAATCCTCACAGGTTTACCCTACCTACTTTCCTACCAGTCCACTCCAGAGCCCCGGCCTTTGTGCCTTATGTACCTCCACAGAGACCTCCATCCACTAAACCTGCTTGTTCACCACTAATTCCTGCtacaaaccctaattcccttTCCAACTTCCTCAAACAATTATACATGGAATCCTTCTCTCCTCCCAAACCATCTCCATCCCCTGTGTCCTTTGTAGCCTCTGACACTACTTCATGGTCCTCTGAGCCCCCTTTGATTTTCATGGCAGAGAGAGATAAGCAACCAGCAGAAGAGCCTACTGGCGCCACAGAAGTTctttctgaagaagaagaacatactGGTGAAAATCAGCAACTTGTACCACCAGTACCAGATTTCCAGCAATTCAGCAATCAAGACCCTAAGCAGCTCTTTACTTTTGCTGGTATTCCATTTCACAAGTGGCCTAATAAAATCTTAGAATTCCATGCATGGCTCACAGCTGAATGA
- the LOC122642204 gene encoding uncharacterized protein LOC122642204: MDPNLPTAWKFLIQITGAPQVKSAIVATLHYQICYRLQNHAFDLNTGHTSNDSTLFLHIGSDQTPTVTHVPRQLSRADIFKLVPDSWVSAYESTHEVQPTPPLVATDPTYKGLGDGRTEITFPKPTNMGPLFASSVSQLDPRLDAPITSFDAQGNPVYRFQSPTSHKYFDVCDCPDCLDDSDDAPPVSPRRQRRKQRSKDPLWIRYQ, encoded by the coding sequence ATGGATCCAAACTTGCCTACAGCATGGAAGTTTCTGATCCAAATCACAGGCGCTCCTCAAGTCAAATCAGCAATAGTCGCGACCCTGCACTATCAGATTTGTTACCGCCTGCAGAATCATGCTTTTGATCTCAACACTGGTCATACTTCAAATGATTCAACCCTCTTTCTTCATATTGGTTCAGACCAGACCCCCACGGTCACCCATGTTCCCCGGCAACTTAGCCGAGCAGATATCTTCAAATTGGTCCCAGATTCTTGGGTTTCAGCCTATGAATCGACACATGAAGTTCAACCCACACCGCCTTTAGTAGCCACTGATCCAACTTATAAGGGGCTTGGAGATGGCAGAACAGAGATCACTTTCCCCAAACCAACTAATATGGGTCCTCTCTTTGCATCTTCAGTTTCCCAGCTTGACCCCAGATTGGATGCTCCGATTACGTCCTTTGATGCTCAAGGCAACCCGGTCTACAGATTTCAAAGCCCCACCAGCCATAAGTATTTTGATGTCTGTGATTGCCCAGACTGCCTTGATGATTCAGACGACGCTCCTCCAGTCTCCCCCAGAAGACAACGTCGGAAGCAACGATCCAAAGATCCGCTTTGGATACGCTATCAGTAG